The sequence CCGTTACATGAGCTGGCCGCTGATCGCCACGGCGATCAAGTTCGGCGGGCCGTCGGTGGCGATGGCGATCGACAACCTCGAGCCGAACGCGTGGAAGTCCGACGCGATGAAGGCGGCCGCCGACGCGTGGCACCAGATCGTCAAGGACAAGTACATCCTGGACGGCTCGCCGGGCCTGGACCACGTCCAGTCGCAGACGGCCTGGTGCCAGGGCAAGGCCGCCTTCATCTCCTGCGGCTCCTGGCTGGAGAACGAGCAGGCCAAGGTCACCCCGGCCGGCTTCAACATGACGATCGCGCCGACGCCCAGCCTGGGCAGCGGCGACAAGCTGCCGTTCGAGGCGATCCGGGGCACCGCGGGCGAGCCGTTCATGGTCCCGGCCAAGGCCAAGAACCTCGCCGGCGGCCTGGAGTACATGCGGGTGATGCTCTCCAAGAAGGGCTCCCAGGACTTCACCAAGAAGGTCTCCAGCCTGCCCGTGGTCGCCGGCGCCACCGAGGGCGTCGAGCTGCCGTTCGGCCTGGGCACCGTGGCGAAGGCGCTGGACGCCTCCGGCTCCAACGGTTTCAACTGGGTCTACAACAACTACTACCGCAAGCTGGAGCGCGAGCTCGTCGACGCCGCCTGCGGCGAGTTCTTCAGCGGGCGGATCGGCCCGGCGGAGTTCCTCGACCAGTGCCAGAAGGGCGCCGACTCGATCGCCCAGGACAGCTCGATCAAGAAGTACAAGCGGGCCGGGTAGCCAGCTGGTGGGGGTGGGCATCGGCCCGCCCCCACCTCCCTGGCCCGTTGGAGGAGGATCTCCCTCGTGCGACATGGCAAGTACCCGCTGATCATCGCGTTCCTGGTGCCGCCGCTGGCGCTCTACGTCCTGTTCGTGATCTCGCCGTACCTGCAGGCGTTCCAGATCTCGACGACGAACTGGCTGGGCTACTCGGCCCACGCCGACCCGGTCGGCCTGGCCAACTTCCGCACCATGCTGCACGACGACCGGGTGTGGAACGCGATCGGCAACAACGCCATCCTGCTCGCCGTGGTGCCGGTGCTGACCATCGGTCTCGGTCTGTTCTTCGCCACCATGCTGTCGATGGGTGGCCGTGGCGGCCGGGCCGGCGTGACCGGGGTCCGCGGCACCGCCTTCTACCGGCTGGTCTACTTCTTCCCCCAGGTGCTCTCGGTGGTGATCATCGCGCTGCTCTGGCGGGAGATCTACCACCCGAACAACGGCCTGCTCAACGGCGCGCTGAACGCCGTCGGCCTGCCCACCCCGACCTGGCTCGGCGATCCGCGGACCGCGTTCTGGTGCGTCCTGGCCGTGATGGTGTGGAGCAACGTCGGCTTCTACGTGGTGCTCTTCGGCGCCGCGATGTCCGCCATTCCGCGCGACATCTACGAGGCGGTCCTGCTCGACGGCGCGTCCCGCTGGGTCACGCTGGTCCGGATCACCGTGCCGCTGCTCTGGGACACCGTGCAGGTCGCCTGGATCTACCTGGCCATCGCCGCGCTGGACGGCTTCATCCTGGTCCAGCTGATGACGAACGGCGGACCGAACTTCTCCTCCGACGTCATCGGCCTGCGGATGTACGAGACCGCGTTCGGCAGCGAGAGCAAGTTCGGGTACGCCTCGGCGATCGGCGTGGTGATGTTCTTCCTGACCCTCACGGTGGCGGTGCTGGCGCTGCGGGCCGCCCGGCGCGAGAGGATCGAATACTCATGACCGCGTTGGACAGGCCCGCCGCGACGGACGCGGAGCCGGGCCCGACCCGCCGTGACCCGGCGCCGGCCCGTGAGTTGGGCGTGGTGAAGGTCGCGTCGCACGCCTTCCTGCTGGTCTGGGGCGCGCTGACCGTGCTGCCGCTGCTGTGGATGTTCCTCAGTTCGTTCAAGAGCGACGGCGAGATCCTCGCCGACCCGTGGGGGCTGCCCGGCGCGCTGCGTGTGGAGAACTGGGCCCGGGCCTGGACCGAGGCGCACATCGGCCGGTACTTCCTCAACAGCGCCATCGTGGTGGCCGGTTCGCTCACGCTGACGATGCTGCTCGGCGCGACCGCGGCGTACGTCTTCGCGCGCTACGAGTTCCGCGGCCGTCAGCTGGCCTACTACCTGTTCGTCGGCGGCATGATGTTCCCGGTCTTCCTCGCCCTCGTGCCGCTCTTCTTCGTGGTCCGCAACTCCGGCCTGCTCGGCACCTGGACCGGTCTCATCCTGGTGTACGCGGCGTACTCGCTGCCGTTCACGGTGTTCTTCCTGACCGCGTTCTTCCGCACCCTGCCGACCGCGGTCGCAGAGGCGGCTCTGATCGACGGCTGCGGCCACTTCCGGCTCTTCTTCCGGGTGATGCTGCCGATGGCGCGTCCGGGACTGATCAGTGTGGCGATCTTCAACTTCCTGAGCCACTGGAACCAGTTCATCCTGCCGCAGGTGCTCATGCAGGGCGACGACTCGAAGTACGTCCTGGCCCAGGGCCTCACGGCGCTCGCGGTGAGCCAGGGCTACCAGGGCGACTTCAGCGGCCTGTTCGCCGGCCTGACCATCGCCACGCTGCCGGTGCTGGTGGTCTACGTGGCGTTCCAGCGGCAGATCCAGACCGGCCTCACCGCCGGCCAGCTCAAATGAGGTGGCGGCTACCCGCGCTTCGATTTGACCGGTAGGAAATCTCCTACCTATTGTGGTGGCATGACCGTGACCCACGTGCAACTCGTCTCCGTACCCGTCAGCGACCAGGACCGGGCCCGCGACTTCTACGTCGACGTCCTCGGCTTCGACCTGGTCTGGGACAACCCGATGGGCCCCGGCGGCCGCTGGGTCCAGGTCGCCCCGAAGGGCGCGGCGACCGCGCTGACCCTGGTCACCTGGTTCCCGACCATGCCGCCCGGCTCGCTCAAGGGCCTGGTGCTGGAGACCGACGACCTCGACGGTGACGTGGCCCGGCTGCGCGAACAGGGTGTCGTCTTCGCCGACGACGGCATCCAGACCGCCCCCTGGGGCCGGTACGCCACCTTCGACGACCCGGACGGCAACGGCATCGTGCTCCAGGCGACCCGTGTCTGAGGGGGACGTCTTCGCGGCGCTGGCCAACCCCACCCGACGCGAGGTGCTCCGGCTGCTGCTCGAACGGGGCGAACAGCCGGTGCAGCAGCTCGCGGACCACTTCGACATGCGCCGGCCGAGCTTGTCGGAGCACCTGCGGGTGCTCAAGGACGCCGGGCTGGTGACCGAGCAGCCGATCGGCCGGCAGCGGTTCTACGCGCTGCGGCCCGAGCCGTTGCGCCAGGTGGCCGACTGGCTCGGCCCGTACGAGCGGTTCTGGCAGGCTCGCCTGGCCGACCTGCGCGAGGTGCTGGACGGGTTGCCCGATGAGTGAGCGGACGACCATCGAGGTGGACCAGTTCCTGGCCCACCCGCCGGCCAAGGTCTGGCGGGCGCTGACCGATTCTGATCTGCTCGCTCGTTGGCTGATGCCCAACGACTTTCGCCCCGTCCCGGGGCACCGGTTCACCTTCCGGACCACCCCACGACCGGGGCAGGGCTTCGACGGCGTGGTCCACTGCGAGGTGCTGGAGCTGGACGAGCCGCGCCGGTTGCGTTGGGCCTGGCGGGGCGGCTCCCTGAACACCGTGGTCACCTGGACGCTGGTGCCCGAGGGGCGGGGTACCCGGCTGTTCCTGGAGCACGCCGGCTTCGACCCGGAGGATCCCGTGCAGCGCCGCACCTTCACCCTGCTCGACGGCGGCTGGCGCAGCCACGTCTGGCGCCGGCTGGAGCAGGCGCTCGCCGACCTGGCCTGACTCTCGCCGGTCCCATCCGCGGCGTGGCGCGGGCCGGCGGAGATGACCCTGGGAGCTCATCTCCCTGATCATCAGCGGGATCGCGGTCGGGATCGGTTCCTTGCGGCGCTTTGGAGCTGACAGCGCCAACGATTCATCCGGTTCGCAGGGTGGGTGCCCGGGAGGGGCCGGCCGATGAGTCGTTTGTGATATCAGCTCCAAAGGCGGACTTCGGCTTCTTGTCCGCTGGCGCAGGGCGCGGTGCGCCGGGGGCGGGGCGCGGCGTGCAGCGTGGGGGCGTGAGGGCGCAGCGTGCAGCGTGCGGTGCGCGGCGTGCGAGCGTGGTGCGTGGTGCGCTGCGCGCGAGCGTGGTGCGCTGCGCGCGAGCGTGGTGCGCTGCGCGCGAGCGTGGTGCGCTGCGCGCGAGCGTGGTGCGCTGCGCGCGAGCGTGGTGCGCTGCGCCCGAGCGTGGTGCGCTGCGCCCGAGCGTGGTGCGCGGTGCGATGGTGCGCGGTGCGCTTCGTGCGAGCGCGGTGCGGGGCGGGGCGTGCGGGGCAGCGGGGGCGGGGCGCGGCGTGCGGGGGGTCAGGCGGCCGGGGGGACCAGCAGGGCGTGCAGGGCCGCCGGGTCGGTGACCTCGGGCAGGTCGCGGGCGGCGAGCCAGGCGGCCGCCGCGGCCCCGTCCCCGGCGGTGCGCAGGGGCGCGTCCGGCCAGCGGTGGGCCAGCTCGGCGCGGACCGCGTCGGCCAGCGGGGTGTCCCCGGTGAGCAGCCCGCCGCCGAGGACGATCGGTTCGGGCGCCCCGGCCGGCCGGATCCGGGTGACGCTCTCGGCGAGCAGCGCGGCGGCCTCCCGGATGAGCGCCAGGGCGGTCGGTTCGCCCTCCCGGGCCGCGGTGACGACGAGCGGCGCCAGCCGGGCCAGCTCGACCGGCGGTCGCCGGGTCACCGCCTGCACCACCGTCTCGGCGGTCGCCCGCGGCCGGGCGGCCACCTCGGGGGAGCCGGTCAGCTCGGCGAGCACCCGGCGGGCCAGCGCGCCGGGCGTGTCGGCCCGGTCCAGGTCGGACAGCAGCTGACGGACCGCCTCCCGGCCCAGCCAGAATCCCGAGCCGGCGTCGCCGAGCAGCCAGCCGTGCCCGTCCGCGGTGCGGTCCAGGCGCAGATCGCGCACCTCGGCGGCGATCGCGCCGGTGCCGGCGATGAGCACCGTGCCGTCCGGGGCAGCGGTGCCCGAGGCGTACGCGACCAGGGCGTCGCCGTGCACCGCGTACGGGCAGCGCAGTCCGGCGTCCGCCCAGGCGCGGTCGAAGGCGGCCCGCCCCTGCGGGTCGGCGAGGAGTCGGCCGGCCCCGGCCAGCCCGATGACGCCGGCGCGTACCCGGGTCGGGTCGACGTCGGCGAGCGCGGCGAGCAGCGCGGCGAGCAGTTCGGCGGCGGCCCGTTCGGCGCCGTGACTGGTCGGGTTGCCGCCGCCGGCCCGGCCGGTGCCGAGGCGTTCGCCATCGAGGCAGAGGGCGGCGGCGCGGGTGGACGTACCCCCGACGTCGAGGCCGACCACGACGTTGTCGGACATCCGCTGGGCCTCTCTCTGCTCGGGTCTGATGGCCCTTCATGCTGATCGGCCCGGCGGGCGGAAGCAAGATCCACGGGCCGGCGGCGGGCTGTGCGCCAGGTAACGGTTTGAAAACTTCGCTCACGGCCTTGACATCGAGGGCCATTCAGTAAGAACTTTTACCAGTAACAGTTAACACTCTTTTCCGAAAGGCGTCCCATGGTTGATCACGAGGTGGACACCTCCGCGGGGACCGCGGTGGTCGACGCCGAAGCGGTCGACCGGCGGGGTGCGGTGGCGGTCCCCTCCGACGGCGTGCTGGCCCGGGTCCGGGCCGGGGCGGGGGAGCTGACGGGCGCGCTGCGCCGGGTCGCCGAGCACGTGCTCAGCGACCCGGAGGCGGCGGCCCGGGCCACCATCGTGGAGCTGGCCGAGCGCAGCGGCACCTCACCGGCGACCATCACCCGGTTCTGCCGAGCGATGGGCTTCGAGGGGTACGCCGACCTGCGGCTCGGCATCGCGGCGGAGACCGGCCGGGCGCGCTCGGCCGGCTGGACCGTCGACATCGGCCGGGAGATCCAGCCCGGCGATCCGCTGTCCCGGGTTCTCGACCAGATCATGGCCGCCGACACCCGGGCCATGCACGACACGGCCGCGCTGCTCGACCTCGCCGAGGTGGAGCGGGCCGCGGTGGCCATCGCCGGCGCGAGCCGGGTGAACATCTTCGGCGCCAGCGGCAGCGCCCTGGTCGGCGAGGAGATGCAGTTCAGCCTGCACCGCATCGGGGTGGCCGTCTGGGCCTGGAGCGACGTGCACGAGGGGCTGGCCAGCGCCGCGCTGCTGGGCACCGGCGACGTGGCGCTCGGCATCTCGCACACCGGGCAGACCCGGGAGACCATCGAGATGCTCGCCGAGGCGGGCAGCCGGGGCGCCACCACCGTCGCGCTGACCGGCTTCCCCCGCTCGCCGCTGGCCGAGCTGGCCGACATCGTGCTGGTCACCGCCAGCCAGGCCACCACCTTCCGGCCCGACGCGCTCTCCGCCCGGCATCCCCAGCTCGTCGTGCTCGACCTGCTCTACGTCGCGGTGGCGCAGCGCACCCACGACCGCGCCCACGCGGCCTTCCGGCGGACCGCCCAGGCCGTCGACGGCCACAAGGCCGCGAAGGGGGCCGCGTCATGATCACTGCCCTTCGGTATGCCGAGGTCGTCCGGCAGTTGCCGGCGCAGCTGCCGACCGCCGAGGTCGTACGACGGTTCCGCCAGCCTGGAGAGGTGTCCCCTGTCTACCTCTCCGCCAACGTCCCCGGTGGGGACGAGCACAACCTCGCCCTCGAGCCGCGGTACGCCGGGCGCCTCCGGCGCACCGTCTGACCGGACACCACAAGGAGAGACGAAGATGCCGGTTACTCCCGAGAACCTCGGCGACCTGAGTCGCCGGACCCTGCTGCGGCGGGCCGCCGCGGCCGGCCTGCTCGCCACCCCGGCGATGGGCCTGCTCAGCGCCTGCGCCGGCAGCGAGCCGAGCAAGTCCAACGACAGCGGCGGCACCAAGAGCAAGGACAACCCGTTCGGCGTCAAGGACGGCAGCGCGGTCAAGGTGGTCATCTTCAACGGTGGCCTCGGTGACCAGTGGGCGAAGGAAGACAAGGTCATCTTCAACGCCAAGCACCCGAACATCACGGTCAACATGAGCTCCACCCAGAAGATCAAGACCGAAGAGCAGCCGAAGATGGCGACGCAGCCGAGCGACCTGGTGATGAACTCGGGTGCGGACATGATGGACCGCAGCACGCTGATCAACGAGGGGGCCATCGAGCCGCTCGACGACCTGCTCGCCGCGCCGGCCTGGGACGGCGAGGGCACGGTGGCCGACACGCTGCTGCCGGGCACGGTCACCGACGGCAGCCAGAACGGCAAGTTCTACGTCGTGAACGTGGCGTTCACGGTCTGGGGCAACTGGTACAACGCTGCCCTGTTCCAGAAGGAGGGTTGGCAGCCGCCGACCACCTGGGACGAGTTCTTCGCGCTCGCCCCGAAGATCAAGGCGAAGGGCATGGCGCCCTACGTCCACGACGCGGTCCACGGCTACTACCCCCGCTGGGCGCTGATGGCGAGCATCTGGAAGACCGCGGGCAAGCAGGTGATCGTCGACATCGACAACCTCAAGGACAACGCCTGGAAGGCCGACGGCATCCTCAAGGCGCTCGAGCCGTGGGAGAAGCTCGTCAAGGACAAGCTGCTCCTGCCCGGCAAGCTCGACCACACCCAGTCGCAGCAGGCGTGGCTGGACGGCAAGGCGGCGTTCATCCAGGTCGGCACCTGGCTGAAGAACGAGATGGCGGCGACCATCCCGCCCGGGTTCGAGATGACCCTTTCCGACTATTGGTCCAATGCGGACGACAAGGCGCCGAAGGACGTCTTCGCCGCCTCTGGTGAGGGCTTCGTCGTGCCCAGCAAGGCCCCCAACAAGGCCG comes from Micromonospora viridifaciens and encodes:
- the ngcE gene encoding N-acetylglucosamine/diacetylchitobiose ABC transporter substrate-binding protein yields the protein MNRREILRRTAAAGLLATPAAGLLAGCATSGGDDKKDTDTYKGTKSEQNPLGVKEDAPLEVVIFNGGFGEEYAKAHEAMYKEKYPKAEIKHAATQEINKTLQPRFVDGNPPDVVNNSGAGQIDFNGLVSQDAIADLSELLDAPSLDIPGKTVRDTLLPGTVEVGSYDGKFLVLNYTYTAYGIWYSTKLFTDRGWQYAKTWDEHIALCKQIKAAGIAPWTYAGKHPRYMSWPLIATAIKFGGPSVAMAIDNLEPNAWKSDAMKAAADAWHQIVKDKYILDGSPGLDHVQSQTAWCQGKAAFISCGSWLENEQAKVTPAGFNMTIAPTPSLGSGDKLPFEAIRGTAGEPFMVPAKAKNLAGGLEYMRVMLSKKGSQDFTKKVSSLPVVAGATEGVELPFGLGTVAKALDASGSNGFNWVYNNYYRKLERELVDAACGEFFSGRIGPAEFLDQCQKGADSIAQDSSIKKYKRAG
- a CDS encoding carbohydrate ABC transporter permease, whose product is MRHGKYPLIIAFLVPPLALYVLFVISPYLQAFQISTTNWLGYSAHADPVGLANFRTMLHDDRVWNAIGNNAILLAVVPVLTIGLGLFFATMLSMGGRGGRAGVTGVRGTAFYRLVYFFPQVLSVVIIALLWREIYHPNNGLLNGALNAVGLPTPTWLGDPRTAFWCVLAVMVWSNVGFYVVLFGAAMSAIPRDIYEAVLLDGASRWVTLVRITVPLLWDTVQVAWIYLAIAALDGFILVQLMTNGGPNFSSDVIGLRMYETAFGSESKFGYASAIGVVMFFLTLTVAVLALRAARRERIEYS
- a CDS encoding carbohydrate ABC transporter permease gives rise to the protein MTALDRPAATDAEPGPTRRDPAPARELGVVKVASHAFLLVWGALTVLPLLWMFLSSFKSDGEILADPWGLPGALRVENWARAWTEAHIGRYFLNSAIVVAGSLTLTMLLGATAAYVFARYEFRGRQLAYYLFVGGMMFPVFLALVPLFFVVRNSGLLGTWTGLILVYAAYSLPFTVFFLTAFFRTLPTAVAEAALIDGCGHFRLFFRVMLPMARPGLISVAIFNFLSHWNQFILPQVLMQGDDSKYVLAQGLTALAVSQGYQGDFSGLFAGLTIATLPVLVVYVAFQRQIQTGLTAGQLK
- a CDS encoding glyoxalase superfamily protein, which encodes MTVTHVQLVSVPVSDQDRARDFYVDVLGFDLVWDNPMGPGGRWVQVAPKGAATALTLVTWFPTMPPGSLKGLVLETDDLDGDVARLREQGVVFADDGIQTAPWGRYATFDDPDGNGIVLQATRV
- a CDS encoding ArsR/SmtB family transcription factor, with the protein product MSEGDVFAALANPTRREVLRLLLERGEQPVQQLADHFDMRRPSLSEHLRVLKDAGLVTEQPIGRQRFYALRPEPLRQVADWLGPYERFWQARLADLREVLDGLPDE
- a CDS encoding SRPBCC family protein, whose translation is MSERTTIEVDQFLAHPPAKVWRALTDSDLLARWLMPNDFRPVPGHRFTFRTTPRPGQGFDGVVHCEVLELDEPRRLRWAWRGGSLNTVVTWTLVPEGRGTRLFLEHAGFDPEDPVQRRTFTLLDGGWRSHVWRRLEQALADLA
- a CDS encoding N-acetylglucosamine kinase; this translates as MSDNVVVGLDVGGTSTRAAALCLDGERLGTGRAGGGNPTSHGAERAAAELLAALLAALADVDPTRVRAGVIGLAGAGRLLADPQGRAAFDRAWADAGLRCPYAVHGDALVAYASGTAAPDGTVLIAGTGAIAAEVRDLRLDRTADGHGWLLGDAGSGFWLGREAVRQLLSDLDRADTPGALARRVLAELTGSPEVAARPRATAETVVQAVTRRPPVELARLAPLVVTAAREGEPTALALIREAAALLAESVTRIRPAGAPEPIVLGGGLLTGDTPLADAVRAELAHRWPDAPLRTAGDGAAAAAWLAARDLPEVTDPAALHALLVPPAA
- a CDS encoding MurR/RpiR family transcriptional regulator; amino-acid sequence: MVDHEVDTSAGTAVVDAEAVDRRGAVAVPSDGVLARVRAGAGELTGALRRVAEHVLSDPEAAARATIVELAERSGTSPATITRFCRAMGFEGYADLRLGIAAETGRARSAGWTVDIGREIQPGDPLSRVLDQIMAADTRAMHDTAALLDLAEVERAAVAIAGASRVNIFGASGSALVGEEMQFSLHRIGVAVWAWSDVHEGLASAALLGTGDVALGISHTGQTRETIEMLAEAGSRGATTVALTGFPRSPLAELADIVLVTASQATTFRPDALSARHPQLVVLDLLYVAVAQRTHDRAHAAFRRTAQAVDGHKAAKGAAS
- the ngcE gene encoding N-acetylglucosamine/diacetylchitobiose ABC transporter substrate-binding protein, which encodes MPVTPENLGDLSRRTLLRRAAAAGLLATPAMGLLSACAGSEPSKSNDSGGTKSKDNPFGVKDGSAVKVVIFNGGLGDQWAKEDKVIFNAKHPNITVNMSSTQKIKTEEQPKMATQPSDLVMNSGADMMDRSTLINEGAIEPLDDLLAAPAWDGEGTVADTLLPGTVTDGSQNGKFYVVNVAFTVWGNWYNAALFQKEGWQPPTTWDEFFALAPKIKAKGMAPYVHDAVHGYYPRWALMASIWKTAGKQVIVDIDNLKDNAWKADGILKALEPWEKLVKDKLLLPGKLDHTQSQQAWLDGKAAFIQVGTWLKNEMAATIPPGFEMTLSDYWSNADDKAPKDVFAASGEGFVVPSKAPNKAAAKEFLRAILSKEGSAKFAELTKSLASTKGSGDNVQDSALASANNLMKNGGSELISVKFQDFYADLDKESQNLSEELMAGRLTAQQFVDKMQAAADKVAKDSSIKKQTRTA